The region GCTTGTGTCGAAAATTCGTGAGGCCATTCCCGGTGCCAGTCTTACAACAGACATTATAGTTGGTTTTCCCGGGGAGACTGAAGAAAACTTTTTAGAAACTTTGGAGTTTGTCAAGAGTATCAGGTATGATGCTGCCTATACCTTTTTATATTCACAGCGGTCAGGCACACCGGCGGCGAAGTATGCCGACCAAGTGTCATTGCCTGTGAAAAAGGCGCGGCTCCAGCAGTTAATGGCTGTGCAAAATGAAATTAGTCTTGAAATAAACAGGCAGTATGTGGGTAAAACGGTAGAGGTGCTGGTGGAAGGACCCAGCAAAAACGACGAAAGAAAACTAATGGGGCGAACCCGTACTAATAAAATTGTGTTATGGGAGAAAACTGGACAAGAGGTCGCCGGCGGGTTAGTTAACATACAAATTGATACGGCTCAGACCTGGATCTTAAAGGGCCGGTTGATCTAATCCTTAATTGGTAGAGGAGAATTACAGCATGGCAGTAAGTTATACCCCGATGTTAGAACAATACCGGGAAGTAAAGAGCAAGCATACTAATGAAATTTTATTTTTCCGTTTGGGTGATTTTTATGAAATGTTTTTTGAGGATGCTGAAGTGGCCTCACGTGAATTGGAAATTACCTTAACCTCCCGCGATGGCGGTCATGATATCCGAGTGCCCATGTGTGGCGTTCCTTTTCATGCTGCTGATAATTATATTGCTAAATTAATCAATAAAGGATATAAAGTAGCTATTTGTGAGCAGGTTGAAGATCCGAAACAAGCTAAAGGTATTGTACGGCGTGAAGTAATAAAAATCATTACGCCAGGCACTATTCTAACCGAATCTTCGCTGCCTGATAAAGCTAATAACTATCTGGCTTTGCTATATGAAGAAGCTGATGAATTATGCTTGGTGGCTGCCGATATCTCGACCGGCGAGTGCATATGGGCGATATTTTCGGGCAGTTCCCGGATAAACGGTGTTTGCGACCAGCTATTTCGTTTACTTCCGGCTGAATTAGTGCTGGCAGGGAAAGTAGAAGGCTTTTCCGTAATCAGTAGCTTTTTGGCGCAACGGATTCCTGCTTGCGCTATTACTACGCTTGCTAATCCGGATCTTATATTAGCTTCAGAATTGCTTAATAAGCACTTTAGCAGACAAGAATTGCCAAGCAATTTGTCAGCTCAGGCCGCTACGAGCTATCTATTGTATTATTTGCATTACACACTCAAAAGTGATTTGTCCCATATAAACAAGCTGACCAGAATCAATACCCAGGATTATTTAATCTTAGATGCCTCTACTTTGCGTAATCTCGAGATTACACGCAATATGCGCGATGGCGGGCGAAAAGATACATTACTTTCCGTACTTGATTTTACAAAAACGGCTATGGGGGGCAGGTTGCTTAAAAAGTGGCTGGAGTTTCCGCTTTTAAACCCTATAAATATTGTCAGACGGCAGGATGCCATTGCAGAATTGCTTGATAGGCGAATGGTACGTGAGGAATTGAAAGAACTGCTGGATAATGTATATGATTTTGAGCGAATTTTGACCCGGATTGAAGTGGGCAGTGCCAACGCCCGCGATCTAACAGCGCTAAAAACATCGCTTACTGTTATGCCGGATATAAAAAACAAGCTGCAGGACTGCCATTCTGACATATTATCCGGTATTGCCAGGAAAATTAGCACCCATGTAGATGTAGTCAATATGATTGAAACGGCTATTGTTGATAATCCACCGTTCAGTGTCCGGGATGGCGGTCTTATCAGACCCGGCTATGATTTGGAGCTGGATGAACTTAGGAGTATTGCCCGGGATAGTAAGCAGTGGATTCAGGAACTAGAGTTAAGGGAACGCGAAAAAACAGGTATTAAGTCTCTCAAAGTAGGCTACAATAAAGTTTTTGGCTATTACCTCGAAGTAACCCATGCTAATACCGGCGCTGTGCCGCCCAATTATGTCCGCAAGCAAACGCTGGTCAATGCGGAGCGGTATATTACGCCGGAACTTAAAGATTTTGAGACAAAAGTGCTTGGTGCTCAGGAGAAAATTGTAAATATTGAATATCAGCTGTTTACTGCAATCCGGGAGTATATAAAAGAGAGAATAAGGGAAATCCAACAGACTGCCCGGCAGGTAGCTCAGTTGGATGTCATTGTTTCTCTGACCGAAGCCGCCGCTCGTTACAACTATGTGCGGCCAATTTTGAACAACAACCGGGAGCTTATCATTAAAGACGGCAGGCACCCTGTGGTTGAACGACTTTTAACCGGGGAAATGTTTGTTCCTAACGATACTGAGCTTAACCACCGCGACAGTGAGATAATAATAATAACCGGGCCAAACATGGCCGGTAAATCAACATACATGCGTCAGGTAGCGCTACTGACTATTATGGCGCAAATAGGCAGCTTTGTTCCAGCCCGGGAAGCGTCAATTTGTCCGATTGACCGGATATTTACCAGAGTGGGAGCCAGCGACGACTTGGCTACCGGGCAAAGCACTTTTATGGTTGAAATGACGGAAACTGCCCAGATCATAAAATTTGCCACAGCCAACAGCCTGATTATTCTGGATGAAATTGGCCGGGGCACAAGTACTTTTGACGGTATGAGTATTGCCAGGGCGGTGGTTGAATATATAAGAGACAAGGTGCGGGCCAAAACGTTGTTTGCAACACATTACCATGAATTAACTGAACTTGCCGAATCAAGCAAGGTAATAAAAAATTACTCAGTAGCTGTAAAGGAACGCGGTAATGATATTGTATTTCTACGCCGGATTATACCTGGCGGTGCTGACAAAAGCTATGGTATTCATGTGGCCCAACTTGCCGGCCTGCCCAAACGGATCATTGAACGGGCCCAGCAAATATTGCAGGAATTGGAACAGGAAAAAGGAAACTACAATGTTGTAACAGGACATAAAACCGAGAGTGCTAAAACTACAGCCGCCGCTACTGTATCGCTGTTTAGTTTAAGTGTAGTTGATGAACTATTAGGTATTGACGTTATGACTCTTACCCCGCTGGAAGCGCTTAATACATTGTACAAGTTGCAAAATCAAGCCAGAGAGGAAACCGGACGGCTATGAGCGAGCCAATCATTCGCATATTAGATGAAAACACTGCTAATAAGATCGCGGCTGGCGAGGTTGTTGAACGCCCGGCTGCCGTTGTTAAAGAACTTGTTGAAAACTCAATCGATGCGGGTGGCAAAAGTATCGAGATTGAGATGGTTGAGGGCGGGACAAAGTTTATTCGTGTTACCGATGATGGAAAAGGCATGGGGCATGAAGATGCCCAGCTAGCTGTAAGGCGTCATGCAACCAGTAAAATCCGTACTGCCGACGACCTGGTGTCAATTAGCTCATTAGGATTCCGTGGCGAAGCTTTACCCAGTATAGCTGCTGTGTCCAAGTTTACCCTAACTACCCGCTTAAAAGATGAGCCGTTAGCAACTTACGTAGAGATTAACGGCGGCGTAGTAACTGAGGTGCGGGAAGCCGGGGCGGGGTCTGGTACTACTGTAACGGTAGCTGATTTATTTTATAACACTCCTGCACGGCGTAAATTTTTAAAAACACCGTCGGCTGAAAGCAGCCATGTTAACGATATCGTGACCAAATTAGCCATGTCTCATCCTGATATAGCTTTTAAGTTATTTAACAATCAGCGGCTTGTATTGTCTACCGGCGGCAATGGACGATTGCTTGATACTATTGCCGATATCTATGGACACAAGGTAGCCCCGCAACTATTGCCGGTAGAGTATAGTGGCGAAGGTATTCATGTATCAGGCTATGTGGCCAAACCAGTGCTGCTCAAAAGCAGCCGTCAGTGGCAAACGCTTATGGTTAACGGCCGGGTAGTAAACAGCCGGATGATGGCCAAAGCGTTGGATAATGCCTATTTTTCATTGTTACCCAAGAATGGTTATCCTCTTGCTGTGCTCCAGATTTATATTCCGGCTGAGAATGTCGATGTTAATGTTCATCCGCAAAAAAAAGAAGTTAAATTTAGTGATGAACAAAAGATATACCGGGCAATCTATAAAGCTGTTTCTTCGAGCTTAGCGACACCTGCTTCACATCGTCAGGATGCGGCAACTGAGCAACCACTGCCGGTATTTAATCATCCTGTCCCGTATGATAGCCGGACTGGCGATGGATATAGCGGCAAATTGCGGGTTAAATCTAATACTTTGCCGGAAACCCAGAATTGGGCTCCTGCGTTATGGCGGGAAGAAGCAATATCTTTCTCTGATGTACGGCAGACCATCAAACAGGAAGAACAACTTATTGAATGTGCTGAGTCGACTTATCAGAGTGGAAGTAACCAGCTTTATCCATTAGGACAGATTGACTCTTGTTATATTGTGGCCCAGGGGCCGGACGGGCTTTATATTATTGATCAACATGCCGCCCATGAACGTATACTTTATGACCGCATGAGCCGGTCAAAAACACGTGTTCCTGTACAGCAACTGTTAGTACCGCAGTATTTTGAGTTTACCAGTGATGATTGCAGCCTCATAACCGCCCAGCACGAAACATTTTATCAGCTTGGATTTTTACTTGAACAAGTGGGGCCTGACACTATGCGGCTGGTAGAAATGCCTGCCGATATTCCGCTGGCTGATGCTGAGCCGGTATTGCGCCAAGTGTTAAAATTAATAGCTGATATGCACAGTCCTACCGCTCAGGAACTTCGTCACGCCTATCTCCAAATGGCGGCTTGCCGTAGTGCCATTAAAGCAGGCGAGGCGCTTAATATGAGGCAAATACAAGCGTTACTTAATGAGCTATACACCACTGACTTACCGTATACCTGTCCGCATGGCCGGCCTACTATTATAAGGTTTGGACCTGAGGATCTGGCTAAAATGTTTAAACGCACATAGGTGATCACATTGGAATTCGTCGTTACAACTGTTCAGCACCCTTCACCGGCTGTAACTGATTTAGCCAGGAAAATTGCTGTTAAGCTTTCAGCTCCCTTTGTAGCCCGCAGCCGTTATTCACTGGCGGCTATAAGAAAACAATATAATGTCAGCGGCCTTATTGTTGCCGCTACTGACGGTCCGGTTGTACATACAGATGATGGTGAGTATTTTTTTCACTTAAGTATGGCTGAGTTGCGCATAAAAAACTTAATAAATGGAAAACATGACCATATGATAACGGCAATGGGACTTGCCGCCGGGATGTCTGTGTTGGACTGTACGCTGGGTCTGGCAACCGATGCCATTGTCGCCAGTTTCGTAGCAGGTGAAGCAGGAAAAATTACCGGGCTTGAAAGTTCTCCGGTAATAGCTTTAGTAGCCGAACTGGGCTTACAGCATTTTGTAGGTGAAGCTAACCAAAAATATGATATCACAAGCGCCTTGCGCCGGATAAAAGTGGAAAACGCCGATTTTAACCACTATCTTGAGGCTTTGCCTGACAACAGTTTTGATATTGTCTACTTTGATCCTATGTTTCGCAACCCTATTTACAAAAGCTCCAACCTAAATCCGATTCGGTCTTTAGCGGATAAACGCCCGTTGGGAATTGCCGCTGTCAAGCAAGCCTGCCGGGTGGCTAAAAGAAAGGTTGTAGTAAAGGAGGCCGCAGGCAGCAGAGAATTTGAACGCCTGGGAATAACTACTACAACCGGTGGCAAATACAGCAGTGTTCAGTATGGAATTATAGATTGCTTTTCAAAGATAAATGGCGGAGGTCAAATATGGAACGACTGATAGTAGTCATCGGGCCGACTGCCGTGGGTAAAACAAAACTGAGCATAGATTTGGCCCAAAGACTGGGGTCAGAAATAATCTCAGGCGATTCTATGTTAGTATATCGCGGGATGGATATCGGCACTGCTAAACCTGATATGCTTGAGCGTAGTGGCGTTGTGCACCATATGATTGACATCCTTGACCCGTGCCAAGAATTTAATGTGGTCGATTTTCAACATCATGCCAGGAAACTTATTACACAAATTAATAATCGCGGACTTATTCCGATTTTGGCAGGCGGTACTGGTCTGTATGTCCGAGCCTTACTTGAAGGTTATCAATTCAGTCCAGCACCAAGTGACGAAACAATTCGTCAGAAACTTACAGGAATGGCAGAACAATATGGCAATCAGTTCCTGCATAACATGTTAGCTCAAGTCCAGCCGGAAACGGCTGCCAGGCTACATCCCAATGATTTGCGCCGGATAATTAGAGCACTTGAAGTATATTACTTAAGTGGCGAAACTGTATCTCAGGATAAAACGGCAACTAATGAACTGTTATATGATGCTGCGGTTATTGGCCTTAATTTGAATCGCGCCAGTTTATATGCCAGAATTAACCAGCGGGTTGATATAATGCTGGAACAAGGGCTGGTTGATGAAGTATCAAAGCTCTTAAAGCAGGGTGTGCCGCCAGACTGCCAAGCTATGCACGGAATTGGCTATAAAGAAATCGTTGAATATCTTAATGAAGGGAAGGATTTATTTACCGTTATCGAGAATGTTAAACAAGCAACCCGTAATTTTGCTAAACGCCAATTGACTTTCTTTCGGCGCATGCCTTATATCACATGGTTTAACATTGATGATTTCGATAATTACGATAAATTATTGGAAGCAATTTACAATCATGTTGCAGGAAAGTTTTGTCTAAGGTAAAATAGAAAGAGTATAACATCGATACGGAGGGGTTTCATTTGACTAATAAAGTCATTAATCTGCAAGACAGCTTTTTAAATCAAGTACGGAAAGAAAACGTGCCGGTAATTATATATCTGGTTAACGGATTTCAATTACGTGGATCAGTAAAGGGTTTTGATAATTTTACCGTAATAATTGAAAACGAAGGCAAGCAGCAATTAGTTTATAAGCACGCCATTTCCACGATAACCCCGTTTCGTCCATTGTCAGCTAACTTGCACGAAAAGAGAGACGAGGCTGTAAAAGCGGATAAATAAAAATGTCTTGCAGTACCCCGAGAATAATTTTACTCGGGGTACTTTTTATTTATTGGCGGCTGATTAATCACCAATTACCGCCTTAGGCGTATAATATATATCACGAAGCCTGGGGTGGGGTGAGATTATGGCTTACCTGTGGCCTGAAGATGTATTACTAGCAATTGAATCCGGACAAATGTCCCCGTTAGAAGCTTTTAGGAAGCTTCGCGAATTAGACAATGCCAATCTTACTAATTGTGATGCTAACAGTCTGCACAATGGTGTAGAGCAACGTATTGAAAACATTTTGAATGAGCTTGATAATCTTATTGGGCTTGCGGAAGTAAAAAAGCTGGTCAGGGAAATATATGCATTTATTGAAATACAAAAGCGCCGGGAAAGAGAACGCTTAAACACTGAACCGATGGTATTGCACATGATTTTTAAAGGAAACCCGGGAACTGGTAAAACAACAGTAGCCAGAATAATGGGTAAGGTTTTTCGCGAAATGGGGGTGCTGTCACGCGGTCACTTAATTGAAGTAGAACGGGCTGATTTAGTAGGGGAATATATTGGCCATACTGCCCAGAAAACACGGGAACAATTGAAAAAAGCTTATGGCGGTATATTATTTATTGATGAAGCTTATTCGCTAGCTCGGGGCGGCGAAAAAGATTTCGGGAAAGAAGCCATTGACTGTATGGTGAAACCGTGGAAGCAAATCAGTAAATAATGAAAGCGGAAAACCCCCGACAACGCTCAGGTTTGAGTCTATTCTAATACGATTGTCATAATTTTGTCATATTTTAATTTTATAATGACCACTAAGTCTAGAAAAAATTTTCTTTATTAAGTCAACTATAGAATATCAGCGTTTTAGGCCAAAGGTTAACCTTTAATAATCCTCAAATGCCTGAGTTGTGAGGGAGTAGTGCTGATAGTTCTATATGATTATTGATGAATGGAAGCTAAGGAGGCAGATATTGTGAATAACTGGTTACAACGATTGACTATTTTAGTTATTGGATTGCTTATTGGTGGCCTATATATGATGAACTATGTCAAGGCCTCGCCGCTACCGAATTTAGCGCCGCCTGCTGTTGAAAGTACGGTGCCATCAGGTGCCCGTAATACATTTGTCGTTCAGGCGGTTAAAAATGTTGGCCCGGCGGTTGTCGGCATTACTAATAAAGCGTATATGCGGGATAACTTTGATCAAAGAGTACTTGTGGAAAAAGGAGTAGGTTCCGGGGTTATTTTTGATCCGAATGGATATATTGCAACAAACTACCACGTTGTCGAAGGGGCGCAAGATATTACTGTATCCCTTACTGACGGCCGGACAATGAGCGGAAAGGTTGTTGGTGTGGACCCGGCAACCGATTTAGCCGTAGTCAAGGTGGACGCTGCCGGTTTGCCGTCGGTGACTTTTGGTGACTCTGATTTGATAATGGTTGGCGAACCGGCTATAGCGATCGGTAATCCGTTAGGCTTGGAATTTCGCGGCAGTGTGACTGTAGGTGTAATCAGTGCTTTGAACCGGACTATTGAAGTCGGTGACCGCAAATTTAAGCTTATACAGACTGATGCCGCTATTAATCCGGGTAATTCCGGTGGAGCATTGGTTAATGCCGACGGTCAGGTAATCGGTATTAATAGTGCTAAGATTGCGAAAGAAGGAGTCGAGGGTATGGGCTTTGCCATTCCAATTAATTCTGCGCGGCCGATTTTACAGTCGCTTGTCGAGAATGGTAAAGTTGTCCGGGCTTATCTTGGCGTCGGAATACTCGACCGGGAATCGGCGCTTCGTAACGGCTATGATCTGGAATTTGACCATGGTGTATATATAGCCCGCGTGGAAAAGAATGGACCGGCATATCAGGCTGGTATTCAAGAAGGTGACATCATTGTAAAAATAAACGGAGTAGATGTTAATAGTGTGGCTGATTTGCGGAGCGCTTTAGACAGTATACCGGTAGGAAGCAAAGTGGATGTCGTAATTATCCGGAACGGCCGAACCTTGACCGTTAGCCCGGTTGTAAAAGAAATGCCAAATTAACGAAAATAGAACAACAAGAGCCTTTCTGTAAGTCATTTATAGGAAGGCTCTTTGTTCGTATTCTGCATATCATCTAGGTGAAAAACCTGGAGCAAACCGGTATAAAACTAGTGAGTAGAAAGGCAGCATGCATTGTGGTATACTCAAAGCATAAGCTTCCTTTTCATAAGCCTACCATGGTGAGGAGATGAGCGACTGTGCCATTTGTGAGAAAAATCGTTAACAGCAATGTATTAGCCGGAATTATTGATATTCCTGAAAGCTTAAAGAATAAAAAAGTTGAAATCTTGGTTTTTTCCTTAGATGATAATACCACAGCCGTTAACCAAATTGAAAAAACTAAACGTGCAAGAGGCTTTTTAGCTAAGTACAAAAACGCTGCTTTCATTGAAAAAGAGTCTACAGCTTGGGCGGAAGCGGTGATAGAAAAACATGAACATCGTTGACGCCAATATTATTCTCCGGTACTTATTAAATGACGAAGAAGAGTTAGCTACAAGGGCAACCGATATTGTTGAAAACTATTCTGTATATATACCCAATGAGGTGTTAGTTGAAGTTGTTTATGTTTTGGAAAAAATATATAAAGTTGAAAGAGCCGCTATTTACGATGCGATTATGGAATTGCTGTCATATGATAATATTGAAGTTGCAGATAAAAATCTGATAGCAGCAGCTTTAGAATTGTATAAAACAAGAACATTTGATATCGTTGATACGATATTGTATGCTTACCATAAGATAGCGGATCATACCATTTATACTTTTGATAAAAAGCTAGAGAAATGCATTGCTCAATCATAGCTTAACAAAAGTGAAGAACCTAGAGATCCCTGGGTTCATTTTAGTTTAAGCTGAACATTGATTTCGGGACGGCTACCGCGGCCGCGGGTGTTGTCAACTCGTTCAATAATAACCCTGTCCAGGATTGACCGTAATGCGGCTCTTTTTTCTTCTATGGTAAAACTGTCTTTGCCAAGATTGAGCTTAATTGTAGCGGCAATCTCGGCAACAGATCGGGTAGGGGCGATAGCAGCCAATTTTGCTTCATACGTTTTCCTCATTTGAGCGATGTCGGCTAATTGTTTACGAATATCCTTTAATTGGCTTTCAACTTCACTTTCAGTCAGCATCTTTTGCCGGAACCAGCGGAGTACCGTATCTTTTTGTTGCAGTAGTTCTTTTTCGGCTTTGCTTATTTGATCGAGCGCAATTTTATGTTTCTTGATATCTTTCCGTTCGGATACAGCCTGAATATACTCGGCAATCTTGTCAGGATTGTGGCAGAGTTCCATCAAGTAATCAAAAACATATTCATCCAGTAGTTTAGTAGGAACTTGCCTGGCTGTACAGGGCTTTTGCCCGGAATAAACGTAGGATGAGCTTTTTTGGCTTAGGCAGGCGTAATAACTTATGAGTTTATTGCAGCCAGAATGGGAGATTACCATAGCTCGTTCACATTTAGCACAAGTGACAAGCCCATTTAAGAGGTAATCATGCTTTAAATTGCGTTTGGCAAAGTCTTTGTTTTCATGAAGTTGTTTTTGTGCAGCTTGCCAGGTGACTTCGTCAATAATTGCCGGCACGTGTATTGGAATCCACTCTGATTCTGGCCGAAGAGTTCGTCTCTTTTTGTTTAAACCAATTTTTTCATATCGGTATTTCATAGAGAAGATAATGCCTTTATAAATGGTGTTGGTTAATATTCTATGTATGCTAGAAACAA is a window of Sporomusaceae bacterium ACPt DNA encoding:
- the mutS gene encoding DNA mismatch repair protein MutS yields the protein MAVSYTPMLEQYREVKSKHTNEILFFRLGDFYEMFFEDAEVASRELEITLTSRDGGHDIRVPMCGVPFHAADNYIAKLINKGYKVAICEQVEDPKQAKGIVRREVIKIITPGTILTESSLPDKANNYLALLYEEADELCLVAADISTGECIWAIFSGSSRINGVCDQLFRLLPAELVLAGKVEGFSVISSFLAQRIPACAITTLANPDLILASELLNKHFSRQELPSNLSAQAATSYLLYYLHYTLKSDLSHINKLTRINTQDYLILDASTLRNLEITRNMRDGGRKDTLLSVLDFTKTAMGGRLLKKWLEFPLLNPINIVRRQDAIAELLDRRMVREELKELLDNVYDFERILTRIEVGSANARDLTALKTSLTVMPDIKNKLQDCHSDILSGIARKISTHVDVVNMIETAIVDNPPFSVRDGGLIRPGYDLELDELRSIARDSKQWIQELELREREKTGIKSLKVGYNKVFGYYLEVTHANTGAVPPNYVRKQTLVNAERYITPELKDFETKVLGAQEKIVNIEYQLFTAIREYIKERIREIQQTARQVAQLDVIVSLTEAAARYNYVRPILNNNRELIIKDGRHPVVERLLTGEMFVPNDTELNHRDSEIIIITGPNMAGKSTYMRQVALLTIMAQIGSFVPAREASICPIDRIFTRVGASDDLATGQSTFMVEMTETAQIIKFATANSLIILDEIGRGTSTFDGMSIARAVVEYIRDKVRAKTLFATHYHELTELAESSKVIKNYSVAVKERGNDIVFLRRIIPGGADKSYGIHVAQLAGLPKRIIERAQQILQELEQEKGNYNVVTGHKTESAKTTAAATVSLFSLSVVDELLGIDVMTLTPLEALNTLYKLQNQAREETGRL
- the hfq gene encoding RNA-binding protein Hfq; protein product: MTNKVINLQDSFLNQVRKENVPVIIYLVNGFQLRGSVKGFDNFTVIIENEGKQQLVYKHAISTITPFRPLSANLHEKRDEAVKADK
- the miaA gene encoding tRNA dimethylallyltransferase, giving the protein MERLIVVIGPTAVGKTKLSIDLAQRLGSEIISGDSMLVYRGMDIGTAKPDMLERSGVVHHMIDILDPCQEFNVVDFQHHARKLITQINNRGLIPILAGGTGLYVRALLEGYQFSPAPSDETIRQKLTGMAEQYGNQFLHNMLAQVQPETAARLHPNDLRRIIRALEVYYLSGETVSQDKTATNELLYDAAVIGLNLNRASLYARINQRVDIMLEQGLVDEVSKLLKQGVPPDCQAMHGIGYKEIVEYLNEGKDLFTVIENVKQATRNFAKRQLTFFRRMPYITWFNIDDFDNYDKLLEAIYNHVAGKFCLR
- the rsmJ gene encoding Ribosomal RNA small subunit methyltransferase J, coding for MEFVVTTVQHPSPAVTDLARKIAVKLSAPFVARSRYSLAAIRKQYNVSGLIVAATDGPVVHTDDGEYFFHLSMAELRIKNLINGKHDHMITAMGLAAGMSVLDCTLGLATDAIVASFVAGEAGKITGLESSPVIALVAELGLQHFVGEANQKYDITSALRRIKVENADFNHYLEALPDNSFDIVYFDPMFRNPIYKSSNLNPIRSLADKRPLGIAAVKQACRVAKRKVVVKEAAGSREFERLGITTTTGGKYSSVQYGIIDCFSKINGGGQIWND
- the htrA_1 gene encoding Putative serine protease HtrA, translating into MNNWLQRLTILVIGLLIGGLYMMNYVKASPLPNLAPPAVESTVPSGARNTFVVQAVKNVGPAVVGITNKAYMRDNFDQRVLVEKGVGSGVIFDPNGYIATNYHVVEGAQDITVSLTDGRTMSGKVVGVDPATDLAVVKVDAAGLPSVTFGDSDLIMVGEPAIAIGNPLGLEFRGSVTVGVISALNRTIEVGDRKFKLIQTDAAINPGNSGGALVNADGQVIGINSAKIAKEGVEGMGFAIPINSARPILQSLVENGKVVRAYLGVGILDRESALRNGYDLEFDHGVYIARVEKNGPAYQAGIQEGDIIVKINGVDVNSVADLRSALDSIPVGSKVDVVIIRNGRTLTVSPVVKEMPN
- the mutL gene encoding DNA mismatch repair protein MutL gives rise to the protein MSEPIIRILDENTANKIAAGEVVERPAAVVKELVENSIDAGGKSIEIEMVEGGTKFIRVTDDGKGMGHEDAQLAVRRHATSKIRTADDLVSISSLGFRGEALPSIAAVSKFTLTTRLKDEPLATYVEINGGVVTEVREAGAGSGTTVTVADLFYNTPARRKFLKTPSAESSHVNDIVTKLAMSHPDIAFKLFNNQRLVLSTGGNGRLLDTIADIYGHKVAPQLLPVEYSGEGIHVSGYVAKPVLLKSSRQWQTLMVNGRVVNSRMMAKALDNAYFSLLPKNGYPLAVLQIYIPAENVDVNVHPQKKEVKFSDEQKIYRAIYKAVSSSLATPASHRQDAATEQPLPVFNHPVPYDSRTGDGYSGKLRVKSNTLPETQNWAPALWREEAISFSDVRQTIKQEEQLIECAESTYQSGSNQLYPLGQIDSCYIVAQGPDGLYIIDQHAAHERILYDRMSRSKTRVPVQQLLVPQYFEFTSDDCSLITAQHETFYQLGFLLEQVGPDTMRLVEMPADIPLADAEPVLRQVLKLIADMHSPTAQELRHAYLQMAACRSAIKAGEALNMRQIQALLNELYTTDLPYTCPHGRPTIIRFGPEDLAKMFKRT